A genomic region of Runella rosea contains the following coding sequences:
- the kduI gene encoding 5-dehydro-4-deoxy-D-glucuronate isomerase gives MHIQVRHATNPTDFKRYDTHRIREEFLMEKLFVPDQFHFVYSHYDRMIVGGIKPVGQLHKLPVYEELRADYFLERRELGILNVGGDGFVMVGEELFTLQKRDCLYVGKGHKMVSFKSLDPEFPAKFILISTPAHRLVPTALMKAADAMPVDMGSPEKANTRTIYKYIHAGGLESCQLVMGMTAMKYSSVWNTMPPHVHDRRSEIYVYFDMEEDQRIFHFMGAPEETRHLVVANEQAIISPPWSIHAGAGTTSYSFLWAMAGENYSFTDMDMLTMSEIK, from the coding sequence ATGCACATCCAAGTTCGACATGCTACCAATCCGACGGATTTCAAACGCTACGATACGCACCGAATCCGTGAGGAATTTTTGATGGAGAAACTGTTCGTTCCGGATCAGTTCCATTTCGTTTATTCTCACTATGACCGCATGATTGTGGGGGGAATTAAGCCCGTAGGGCAATTACATAAACTGCCTGTTTATGAGGAACTCCGCGCCGATTATTTTCTTGAACGCCGCGAATTGGGCATTCTCAACGTGGGTGGAGATGGTTTTGTGATGGTAGGAGAAGAACTTTTTACGCTTCAAAAACGCGATTGTTTGTACGTAGGAAAAGGCCACAAAATGGTCTCTTTCAAGAGTTTAGACCCTGAATTTCCCGCTAAGTTTATTCTGATTTCAACGCCCGCGCATCGCCTTGTGCCAACGGCCCTGATGAAAGCCGCCGATGCCATGCCTGTAGATATGGGCTCCCCCGAAAAAGCAAATACTCGTACTATTTATAAGTACATCCACGCGGGCGGCTTGGAGAGCTGCCAACTGGTAATGGGCATGACGGCCATGAAATACAGCAGTGTTTGGAACACCATGCCGCCGCATGTCCATGACCGCCGTTCCGAAATTTACGTCTACTTTGACATGGAAGAAGACCAGCGTATTTTCCATTTCATGGGAGCTCCCGAAGAAACCCGCCACTTGGTAGTAGCCAACGAACAGGCCATTATTTCTCCTCCGTGGTCTATCCACGCCGGCGCCGGAACCACCAGTTATTCATTTCTGTGGGCTATGGCCGGAGAAAATTATTCCTTCACGGATATGGATATGCTGACAATGAGTGAAATAAAATAA
- a CDS encoding amidohydrolase family protein encodes MKKLYYLLFFLTLQVSLPILAQVQKAPNRAEGDGPHKRLIIRSVTIINSTGSPPIGPMDIVVENNRIAQIRQAGYPGMPADPKNGVKANPGDKELNCQGMYLMPGFVDMHGHIGGVQQGANAEYVFKLWMAHGVTTIRDPSCGNGLDWVLDQKEKSAKNLITAPRIKAYTVFGQGASDFISTPEQAREWVRQNAKKGADGIKFFGAEPEVFKAALDENKKLGLGSAAHHAQTEVGRMNALATARAGLTSMEHWYGLPEALFDDKTLQNYPTDYNYNNEQNRFEEAGKLWKQAAKPGTEKWNQVMDEMLKLDFTIDPTFNIYEANRELMLARRAEWHEEYTLPSLWRFYGPSRISHGSYWHNWGTEQEVAWKENYRLWMAFINEYKNRGGRVTTGSDSGFIYQLYGFAYIRELELLREAGFHPMEIIRAATLKGAEALGMAKDIGSVEVGKLADFVITEENPLANLKTLYGTGAIRLNEKNEVTRVGGVKYTVKDGVVYDAKKLLADVRKIVADAKKEENFEITQPGIPQKTGKVSGSN; translated from the coding sequence ATGAAAAAGCTTTACTACTTATTGTTCTTTCTTACCCTCCAAGTTTCACTCCCTATTTTGGCCCAAGTGCAAAAAGCTCCCAACCGAGCCGAAGGAGACGGTCCTCACAAACGACTCATCATCAGGAGTGTGACAATCATCAACAGCACTGGCTCGCCCCCAATTGGCCCGATGGATATTGTGGTTGAAAACAACCGCATTGCCCAAATTCGTCAAGCAGGTTATCCAGGAATGCCCGCTGACCCCAAAAACGGCGTAAAAGCCAACCCAGGCGACAAAGAACTGAATTGCCAAGGCATGTACCTCATGCCGGGCTTCGTAGATATGCACGGCCACATCGGCGGTGTACAGCAGGGAGCCAATGCCGAATATGTGTTTAAACTCTGGATGGCCCACGGAGTCACAACCATCCGCGACCCATCTTGCGGTAATGGACTGGATTGGGTGCTGGACCAAAAAGAAAAAAGTGCCAAAAACCTGATTACCGCACCCCGCATTAAAGCCTACACCGTTTTTGGACAAGGAGCCAGCGATTTTATATCTACGCCCGAGCAGGCCCGTGAATGGGTACGCCAAAACGCCAAAAAAGGCGCTGATGGTATCAAATTCTTCGGTGCCGAACCCGAAGTTTTTAAGGCCGCCCTCGACGAAAACAAAAAACTCGGGCTTGGCTCAGCCGCCCACCACGCCCAAACCGAAGTTGGGCGCATGAATGCTTTGGCAACCGCTAGAGCTGGCCTGACGAGCATGGAACACTGGTACGGCCTGCCAGAAGCCTTATTTGACGACAAAACCCTCCAAAATTATCCAACAGATTATAACTACAACAACGAGCAAAACCGTTTTGAAGAAGCGGGCAAGCTCTGGAAACAGGCGGCAAAACCGGGTACCGAAAAATGGAATCAAGTGATGGACGAAATGTTGAAACTGGATTTCACCATTGACCCCACCTTCAACATCTACGAAGCCAACCGTGAACTGATGCTGGCCCGCCGCGCCGAATGGCATGAGGAATACACGCTGCCTTCTCTGTGGCGCTTTTATGGCCCGAGCCGCATTTCTCACGGGTCGTATTGGCACAACTGGGGCACAGAGCAGGAAGTAGCATGGAAAGAGAACTACCGTCTTTGGATGGCGTTTATCAACGAATACAAAAATCGCGGTGGGCGCGTCACAACGGGCTCTGATTCGGGCTTCATTTATCAATTATACGGATTTGCCTACATCCGGGAACTAGAATTGCTTCGCGAAGCAGGGTTCCATCCCATGGAAATCATTCGAGCCGCCACGCTCAAAGGAGCAGAAGCCCTCGGTATGGCCAAAGATATTGGCTCGGTAGAAGTAGGAAAACTGGCCGATTTTGTGATTACCGAAGAAAATCCGCTCGCCAACCTGAAAACACTTTACGGAACGGGAGCCATTCGACTCAATGAAAAAAACGAAGTGACGCGCGTGGGTGGCGTAAAATACACCGTTAAAGATGGCGTGGTGTACGATGCTAAAAAACTATTGGCCGACGTGCGTAAGATTGTCGCCGACGCTAAAAAAGAAGAGAATTTTGAAATTACTCAGCCAGGCATTCCCCAAAAAACCGGAAAAGTATCGGGCAGTAATTAG
- a CDS encoding NAD-dependent epimerase/dehydratase family protein, with amino-acid sequence MKILITGGAGFVGSSLAIALKTNYPSYEIYCLDNLKRKGSELNVARISQLGITYVHGDIRNKEDFDSLPAVDVVIEASAEPSVLAGLDGTPDYLINTNLFGTVNCLNYALKHRAKFIFLSTSRVYPIKTIEKLNFTESETRFELTDEQPVKGVSSKGIAEDFPLDGARSLYGTTKLASELIIQEYNEFYGLQTVINRCGVITGPWQMGKVDQGVMVLWIAKHYWEQQLGYFGYGGTGKQTRDMLHVADLYRLIDWQLHNLEKVNGEILNAGGGNESSTSLQELTKICQEVTGKTIPIKQVAETRTADIRLYITDNSKVTRLTGWAPQIGVRQIVEDITEWLDQNHVALAPILK; translated from the coding sequence ATGAAAATTCTGATTACCGGCGGCGCCGGCTTTGTAGGCTCTTCGTTAGCGATAGCATTGAAAACCAACTATCCTTCATACGAAATTTATTGTCTAGATAACCTTAAACGAAAAGGTTCAGAACTCAACGTAGCCAGAATCTCCCAACTCGGAATCACGTATGTTCACGGTGACATCCGTAACAAAGAAGACTTTGATTCTCTACCAGCCGTAGATGTTGTGATTGAAGCATCAGCCGAGCCTTCTGTTTTGGCAGGATTGGACGGAACGCCCGATTACTTAATCAATACCAATCTTTTTGGCACCGTCAATTGCCTGAATTACGCCCTCAAACACCGCGCGAAATTCATTTTCTTGTCCACGAGCCGGGTATATCCCATCAAGACCATTGAAAAACTGAATTTTACTGAATCCGAAACCCGGTTTGAATTGACCGATGAACAACCCGTCAAAGGAGTTTCATCCAAAGGAATTGCCGAAGATTTTCCGTTAGACGGCGCCCGTTCTTTATACGGAACCACGAAACTAGCGTCGGAATTAATCATTCAGGAATACAACGAATTTTATGGTTTACAAACCGTCATCAACCGTTGCGGCGTAATTACGGGCCCGTGGCAAATGGGCAAAGTAGACCAAGGAGTGATGGTTCTTTGGATTGCCAAACATTATTGGGAACAACAACTGGGATATTTTGGTTACGGCGGCACGGGCAAACAAACCCGTGATATGCTACACGTGGCGGATTTATACCGTTTGATTGACTGGCAATTGCATAATTTGGAAAAAGTAAACGGTGAAATTCTCAATGCCGGCGGAGGAAACGAAAGCAGTACTTCCTTGCAAGAACTCACCAAAATCTGTCAAGAAGTAACGGGCAAGACCATCCCTATCAAACAAGTGGCCGAAACCCGCACGGCAGATATTCGCCTGTATATTACCGACAATTCGAAAGTAACGCGGCTCACTGGTTGGGCCCCTCAAATTGGGGTACGCCAGATTGTGGAAGATATTACCGAATGGTTGGACCAAAATCATGTTGCTTTAGCACCAATCCTGAAATAA
- the pheS gene encoding phenylalanine--tRNA ligase subunit alpha produces MLTERVKEIFQEIEQFEVATKEQLEQYRQRFVGRKGVVEALFEGLKDIAKEERRAVGQELNALKNFAIDRFAVIQAEFEANDSGTAGPSVDLTLPVTPNQLGSIHPLTLARAKIIEIFERMGFSVADGPEIESDWYNFTALNFPENHPAREMQDTFFVAKNAEDPTQDMLLRTHTSNVQIRMMERQKPPIRAIMPGRVYRNEAISARAHCFFHQVEGLYIDKNVSFKDLKDTLYHFSKEMFDKDVKIRLRPSFFPFTEPSAEIDIWLGTDTEETYRLSKGTGWVEIAGSGMVDPNVLANCGIDPEEYTGFAFGMGIERIAQLRYGVRDLRLYSENDVRFLRQFEGV; encoded by the coding sequence ATGCTAACCGAACGAGTCAAAGAGATATTTCAAGAAATAGAACAGTTTGAAGTTGCCACTAAGGAGCAACTGGAACAATATCGCCAGCGGTTTGTGGGGCGAAAAGGTGTTGTCGAAGCCCTTTTTGAAGGATTGAAAGACATTGCCAAAGAAGAGCGCCGCGCCGTAGGTCAGGAATTGAACGCTTTAAAAAATTTCGCCATCGACCGCTTCGCCGTCATTCAGGCCGAGTTTGAAGCCAACGATAGCGGTACCGCCGGTCCTTCCGTTGACTTGACGCTTCCTGTCACCCCTAACCAACTCGGTAGCATACACCCGCTCACTCTAGCCCGCGCCAAAATCATCGAAATCTTTGAGCGCATGGGTTTCAGCGTAGCCGACGGCCCCGAAATTGAGTCAGATTGGTACAACTTTACGGCCCTCAATTTCCCAGAAAACCATCCCGCTCGTGAAATGCAGGACACGTTTTTTGTGGCCAAAAATGCCGAAGACCCCACGCAAGACATGCTCCTGCGTACGCATACTTCAAACGTACAAATCCGGATGATGGAACGCCAAAAGCCGCCCATCCGCGCCATTATGCCGGGGCGCGTGTACCGCAACGAAGCTATTTCGGCCCGCGCGCACTGCTTTTTCCACCAAGTAGAAGGTTTGTACATTGATAAAAACGTAAGTTTCAAAGACCTCAAAGACACGCTGTATCACTTCTCCAAAGAGATGTTTGACAAAGACGTCAAAATACGCCTCCGTCCGTCGTTCTTCCCTTTTACCGAGCCAAGCGCCGAGATTGACATTTGGCTGGGAACCGACACGGAAGAGACCTACCGCTTATCCAAAGGAACGGGGTGGGTGGAGATTGCCGGCAGTGGCATGGTAGACCCCAACGTCTTGGCCAACTGCGGCATCGACCCCGAAGAATACACGGGTTTTGCCTTCGGTATGGGCATTGAGCGCATTGCCCAGCTCCGCTACGGTGTCCGCGACCTGCGCCTCTATTCTGAGAATGATGTACGCTTTTTACGTCAATTTGAAGGAGTGTAA
- a CDS encoding KUP/HAK/KT family potassium transporter — protein sequence MESNESHRHDNSKVTAAGLLIALGIIYGDIGTSPLYVMKAVTGTTKPIEENEILGALSLVFWTLTLQTTFKYVILILRADNRGEGGIFALYALVRRHAKWITIPAMIGGAALLADGIITPPISVSSAIEGLKIIYPELQTIPIVIAILSALFLIQGFGTSVVGRAFGPIMLIWFLMLATLGFIHISDAPEVLQCFNPYYGYWLLFEYPEGFWLLGAVFLCTTGAEALYSDLGHCGRGNIRVSWVFVKVALFLNYLGQGAYLLSIKGQPLGTRNPFYDLMPDWFLLPGICIATMAAIIASQALITGSFTLVSEAIRLNFWPKVRLRYPSLQKGQLYVPSVNWLLWAGCVGVVLYFKESSRMEAAYGLAITLTMLMTTLLMSYYLYARRYNAWGIVLFFVLYLGIEGSFLVANLLKFTHGGWVSLIIGGAIVSLMVIWYNSFFIKQQLTEYVKLERFLESLKELSRDVSIPKYATHLVFMSSASRISEIESKVIYSIFQKRPKRADIYWFVHVDTTDDPYTMEYKVSIIEPDDVVKVNFYLGFRVEQRINLYLRKVIEEMVKNKEVDITSRYESLNKHNVVGDFRFVVLEKFLSYENELPLFERIIMQAYFFIKQFTPSEDKWFGLDASAVKIEKVPLVIQPVENVLLKRRYN from the coding sequence ATGGAATCTAACGAATCCCACCGGCACGACAACTCCAAAGTCACGGCAGCCGGGTTACTGATTGCACTTGGTATTATTTACGGAGATATCGGTACTTCTCCCCTTTATGTCATGAAGGCTGTCACCGGAACAACCAAACCCATCGAAGAAAACGAAATTTTAGGGGCGCTTTCTTTAGTATTTTGGACTCTCACACTTCAAACTACCTTTAAATACGTCATTCTGATTCTCCGGGCCGACAACCGGGGCGAAGGAGGTATTTTTGCGCTTTACGCGCTGGTGCGCCGGCACGCCAAATGGATTACAATTCCTGCCATGATTGGCGGGGCAGCTTTACTGGCCGACGGCATTATTACCCCTCCAATCTCGGTTTCATCGGCTATTGAAGGGCTAAAAATCATTTACCCTGAATTGCAGACCATTCCGATTGTTATTGCTATTCTATCGGCACTTTTTTTAATTCAGGGTTTTGGCACAAGCGTAGTCGGTCGCGCTTTCGGGCCCATCATGCTTATTTGGTTTTTGATGCTGGCAACTTTGGGATTCATTCACATCAGCGACGCCCCTGAAGTGCTCCAATGCTTTAATCCGTACTATGGATATTGGCTGCTATTTGAGTATCCAGAAGGTTTTTGGCTTTTGGGTGCGGTATTTCTCTGTACTACTGGAGCAGAAGCGCTTTACTCTGACCTTGGTCACTGCGGGCGAGGCAACATTCGGGTGAGTTGGGTATTTGTCAAAGTCGCTCTTTTTCTGAATTACCTCGGCCAAGGCGCGTATTTACTAAGCATAAAAGGACAGCCTCTAGGCACCCGTAATCCATTTTATGACCTTATGCCCGATTGGTTTTTGCTTCCGGGTATCTGCATCGCTACCATGGCGGCCATTATTGCGAGTCAGGCATTGATTACTGGTTCTTTTACGTTGGTCAGCGAAGCAATACGCCTCAATTTTTGGCCAAAGGTAAGGCTTCGCTATCCAAGTCTCCAAAAAGGACAGTTGTACGTTCCGAGCGTCAATTGGCTACTTTGGGCGGGGTGCGTCGGGGTGGTTTTGTATTTTAAGGAATCTTCTCGCATGGAAGCAGCCTACGGATTAGCCATTACGCTGACTATGCTGATGACCACGCTGTTGATGTCTTACTACTTATACGCCCGGCGCTATAATGCCTGGGGGATTGTGCTGTTTTTTGTACTCTATTTGGGAATCGAAGGGTCGTTTTTGGTGGCAAATCTCCTCAAATTCACGCATGGTGGATGGGTATCGCTGATCATCGGCGGTGCCATAGTGTCTTTGATGGTCATTTGGTATAACTCGTTTTTTATCAAGCAACAATTGACCGAATACGTCAAACTGGAGCGGTTTCTGGAATCATTGAAAGAACTCAGCCGCGACGTAAGCATTCCTAAATACGCCACACACTTGGTGTTTATGTCGAGTGCTTCGAGGATAAGCGAAATTGAGTCAAAAGTGATTTATTCTATCTTCCAAAAACGCCCCAAACGAGCCGATATCTATTGGTTTGTACACGTTGATACTACCGACGACCCTTACACAATGGAGTACAAAGTCAGCATCATTGAACCCGACGACGTCGTCAAAGTCAATTTTTATCTGGGTTTCCGGGTAGAACAACGAATCAATCTATACCTTCGAAAGGTGATTGAAGAAATGGTAAAGAACAAGGAAGTTGATATTACCAGCCGCTACGAGTCACTCAACAAACACAATGTGGTCGGTGATTTTAGGTTTGTGGTACTGGAAAAGTTTTTGTCTTACGAAAACGAATTACCTTTGTTTGAACGAATCATCATGCAGGCCTATTTTTTCATCAAACAATTCACCCCCAGTGAAGACAAGTGGTTTGGACTGGATGCCAGTGCCGTGAAGATTGAAAAAGTGCCGTTGGTCATTCAACCCGTAGAAAATGTCCTGCTTAAAAGAAGATATAATTAA
- the gcvT gene encoding glycine cleavage system aminomethyltransferase GcvT codes for MTDQLKTVPLNDLHQKLGAKMVPFAGFMMPVRYSSDLEEHHCVRNGVGVFDVSHMGEFILKGPKALDLIQRVSANDASVLFDGKIQYSYLPNEQGGAVDDLLVYRIDEEEYFLVVNASNIEKDWNWIQSHNTEGVPMINASDDLCLFAVQGPKAAEALQKLTSIHLAEMEYYTFKKGTFAGLPDIIVSATGYTGAGGFELYIPRYAAIHVWHHIFEAGKEFGIKPIGLGARDTLRLEMGYCLYGNDIDDTSSPLEAGLGWVTKFTKNFINSEALLQQKQAGLQRKLVGFEMIDRGIPRGHYELCDAEGNVLGHVTSGTQSPTLSKGIGLGYVPTAYSKPGSEIFVKVREKLLKAQVVKLPFVKPTV; via the coding sequence ATGACTGATCAACTTAAAACGGTTCCGCTCAACGACCTCCACCAAAAATTGGGAGCAAAAATGGTACCATTTGCTGGCTTTATGATGCCCGTTCGCTATTCATCCGACCTTGAAGAGCACCATTGTGTTCGCAACGGAGTTGGCGTATTTGACGTGTCGCACATGGGTGAATTTATCCTTAAAGGCCCCAAAGCCCTCGACCTCATTCAGCGGGTATCGGCCAATGACGCATCGGTGTTGTTTGACGGCAAAATCCAATACAGCTACCTGCCCAACGAACAAGGTGGTGCAGTAGATGATTTGCTGGTGTACCGAATCGACGAGGAGGAATACTTTTTGGTGGTCAATGCCTCTAATATCGAAAAAGACTGGAACTGGATTCAGAGCCACAATACCGAAGGCGTTCCGATGATTAACGCGTCAGATGATTTGTGTCTTTTTGCCGTACAAGGCCCCAAAGCGGCCGAAGCGCTGCAAAAATTAACGAGTATTCACTTGGCAGAAATGGAGTATTATACCTTCAAAAAAGGAACTTTTGCGGGTTTGCCAGATATTATCGTTTCGGCCACGGGTTATACTGGGGCGGGCGGCTTTGAGTTATACATTCCCCGATACGCGGCCATTCACGTTTGGCACCACATTTTTGAAGCGGGCAAAGAGTTTGGCATCAAACCCATCGGCCTAGGTGCGCGTGATACGCTTCGCCTCGAAATGGGTTATTGCCTCTATGGAAACGACATCGACGATACCTCCTCTCCGCTCGAAGCAGGCTTGGGTTGGGTGACCAAATTCACCAAGAATTTCATTAATTCTGAAGCACTCCTCCAGCAAAAACAAGCAGGATTACAACGCAAACTGGTTGGCTTTGAAATGATTGACCGAGGCATTCCGCGTGGTCATTATGAACTTTGTGATGCCGAAGGAAATGTATTGGGCCACGTAACATCGGGAACCCAATCGCCTACCCTAAGCAAAGGCATCGGACTAGGATATGTCCCTACCGCTTACAGCAAACCAGGAAGCGAGATTTTTGTAAAAGTACGCGAAAAATTGCTGAAAGCGCAAGTCGTAAAATTACCATTTGTAAAACCAACCGTATAA
- the hpf gene encoding ribosome hibernation-promoting factor, HPF/YfiA family — translation MRLQVHAIHFDADSKLLEFIEKKLGKLETFYDRITSGEVYLRLDKSESSKVKNKVLEVKIKVPNAELFVKESGKSFEEATDLALEALKIQIKKYKAKRQEVENKTIKEATTNGSEVAEEIEIEEI, via the coding sequence ATGAGACTTCAAGTGCACGCGATCCACTTCGACGCAGATTCAAAATTGCTCGAATTTATTGAAAAGAAACTAGGAAAACTCGAAACATTTTATGACCGAATAACCAGTGGAGAAGTATACCTCCGATTAGATAAAAGTGAAAGCAGTAAAGTCAAAAATAAAGTTTTAGAAGTCAAAATCAAGGTTCCCAATGCGGAACTATTCGTAAAAGAAAGTGGCAAAAGCTTTGAAGAAGCCACCGATTTAGCCCTTGAGGCCCTCAAAATTCAGATAAAAAAATACAAAGCCAAACGGCAGGAAGTAGAGAACAAAACCATCAAAGAAGCCACTACCAATGGCTCAGAAGTAGCCGAAGAAATAGAGATTGAGGAGATTTAG
- a CDS encoding KUP/HAK/KT family potassium transporter, producing MEQGNGHHNLDKISGAGLLVALGIVYGDIGTSPLYVMQAIIGKSRINEEVVLGALSCVFWTLTLQTTIKYVILILRADNRGEGGTLALFALVRRHAKWLTIPTMIGGAALLADGIICPPISVSSAVEGLEILYPNIQTVPIVLVILAVLFIIQVFGTKVVGGAFGPIMLVWFSTLGILGFSHVIQNPLVIKALNPYYAYQLLVEHPGGFALLGAVFLCTTGAEALYSDLGHCGRGNIRISWVFVKFTLLLNYFGQSAWLMAHNGQYLNGRKPFYELMPDWFLLPGIAIATMAAIIASQALITGSFTLVSEAIRLNFWPKIKLKYPSAQKGQLYVPSINLLLFIGCVAVVLYFRRSTNMEAAYGLAITLTMLVDTLLMSYYLYTHRYNMWLVIVFLVVYFAVESAFMLANLEKFAHGGWVSVLICTILATVMFIWLKAGQIKAQLTEYTKLATYIDALKELSRDVSIPKYATHLVFMSNASRTSEVESKIIYSIFEKRPKRADIYWFVHVDTTDEPYTMQYKVDVIEPDDVIKVTFRLGFRIEQRINLYLRRIIEDMVKNKEVDITSRYESLHRHNVIGDFRFVVLEKFLSYENELPIFEQLIMKAYFFIKSFTNSEDKWFGLDSSAVKIEKVPLIIRAIDKVNLQRIYG from the coding sequence ATGGAACAAGGTAACGGTCACCACAATTTAGACAAAATCTCAGGCGCGGGATTATTGGTTGCATTGGGGATTGTGTATGGAGACATTGGCACCTCTCCTTTGTACGTAATGCAGGCCATAATTGGTAAAAGCCGTATCAATGAAGAGGTTGTATTGGGTGCACTCTCGTGCGTATTCTGGACACTCACGCTGCAAACAACTATTAAATACGTCATATTAATTCTCCGAGCCGACAACCGTGGTGAAGGCGGAACTTTAGCCCTTTTTGCGCTAGTACGACGCCATGCCAAGTGGCTCACCATCCCTACCATGATTGGAGGAGCCGCGCTCTTGGCCGATGGTATTATTTGTCCGCCGATTTCAGTTTCTTCGGCGGTTGAAGGATTGGAGATTTTATATCCAAACATTCAGACCGTCCCGATTGTATTGGTCATTTTGGCCGTTTTGTTTATCATTCAGGTTTTTGGGACAAAAGTAGTTGGCGGTGCATTCGGACCCATCATGTTGGTTTGGTTCTCCACCTTGGGTATTTTGGGATTTTCCCACGTCATCCAAAACCCATTGGTTATCAAAGCCCTCAACCCTTATTATGCTTATCAATTATTGGTTGAACATCCCGGAGGATTTGCGCTTTTAGGGGCCGTTTTTTTGTGTACAACGGGGGCTGAAGCACTGTATTCCGACTTGGGTCACTGCGGCCGGGGAAACATTCGTATAAGTTGGGTATTTGTAAAGTTCACTTTACTGCTCAATTACTTTGGCCAATCGGCATGGCTGATGGCGCACAATGGCCAGTATCTCAACGGCCGTAAGCCTTTTTATGAACTCATGCCAGACTGGTTTTTATTGCCAGGCATTGCCATTGCTACCATGGCCGCTATCATTGCCAGCCAAGCGTTGATTACGGGTTCGTTTACGTTGGTCAGTGAAGCTATTCGCCTCAATTTCTGGCCGAAAATCAAACTAAAGTACCCTTCAGCCCAAAAGGGTCAGTTGTATGTGCCGAGCATTAACCTGCTTCTTTTTATCGGTTGCGTGGCCGTGGTACTGTATTTTAGGCGCTCTACCAATATGGAAGCTGCTTATGGTTTGGCCATCACGCTTACCATGCTCGTAGACACGCTTCTGATGTCGTACTATCTTTATACACACCGCTACAATATGTGGCTGGTCATTGTATTTTTGGTGGTGTATTTCGCGGTGGAAAGCGCTTTTATGCTCGCCAACTTAGAGAAATTTGCGCACGGAGGCTGGGTGTCGGTGTTGATTTGTACCATTCTGGCCACGGTGATGTTTATCTGGCTTAAAGCTGGCCAAATCAAAGCACAGTTGACGGAATATACCAAACTTGCTACGTACATTGATGCACTCAAAGAACTCAGCCGCGACGTAAGCATCCCCAAATACGCCACGCACCTCGTCTTTATGTCAAACGCTTCGCGTACGAGCGAAGTTGAGTCTAAAATTATCTACTCTATTTTCGAAAAACGCCCCAAACGGGCCGATATATACTGGTTTGTCCACGTTGATACGACTGATGAACCGTACACAATGCAATACAAAGTCGACGTCATTGAACCCGACGATGTCATCAAAGTCACCTTCCGGCTGGGCTTTCGCATCGAACAGCGCATCAATCTCTACCTGCGCCGTATCATCGAAGACATGGTAAAAAACAAAGAAGTGGACATCACCAGCCGTTACGAATCGCTACACCGCCACAATGTTATCGGCGATTTCCGCTTTGTTGTGTTAGAAAAATTCCTTTCGTATGAAAATGAGTTGCCCATTTTTGAGCAACTTATTATGAAAGCGTACTTCTTTATCAAAAGCTTTACCAACAGTGAAGACAAGTGGTTTGGATTGGATAGCAGTGCCGTAAAAATCGAAAAAGTCCCACTTATCATCAGAGCCATAGACAAGGTAAATCTGCAACGGATTTATGGCTAA
- a CDS encoding 2-phosphosulfolactate phosphatase, whose amino-acid sequence MKSIDVCLTPDLLHLHAIDNSIVVVADIFRATSCMVTGLAYGIESITPVATVEECYAYQQKGYFAAAERNALKVEGFELDNSPFSYMDDRLVGGHVAMTTTNGTLSITKAKADAVKVLVGAFLNLGAVANYLQSQSYDVLVLCAGWKGRVNLEDTLFAGALVEALKEEYMIAEDSALMAMRAYQQAQDDLLGYVSNSSHVRRLQRLGIQKDISYCLQRDLYDVVPILRGSTLVGI is encoded by the coding sequence ATGAAATCCATTGACGTCTGCCTGACCCCCGATTTATTACACCTTCATGCCATTGACAATAGCATTGTCGTTGTTGCCGACATTTTCAGGGCTACCTCCTGCATGGTCACGGGACTGGCGTATGGTATCGAAAGCATCACACCTGTTGCTACGGTAGAAGAATGCTATGCTTATCAGCAAAAGGGGTATTTTGCGGCGGCGGAGCGCAACGCCCTGAAAGTAGAAGGATTTGAACTAGACAATTCTCCTTTCAGCTACATGGACGACCGCCTCGTAGGCGGGCACGTCGCCATGACCACCACCAACGGAACCTTGTCTATCACCAAAGCCAAAGCAGATGCGGTAAAGGTATTGGTAGGTGCTTTTCTTAATTTAGGAGCCGTGGCCAATTATCTGCAATCTCAATCGTACGATGTACTGGTGTTATGTGCGGGCTGGAAAGGCCGCGTCAATCTGGAAGATACGCTTTTTGCGGGGGCGTTGGTAGAAGCCCTCAAAGAAGAATACATGATTGCCGAAGACAGCGCCCTGATGGCGATGCGGGCCTATCAGCAAGCCCAAGATGATTTATTGGGCTACGTGTCCAACTCGTCACACGTACGTCGCCTGCAACGTCTCGGTATTCAAAAAGATATTTCGTATTGCCTCCAACGAGACTTATACGATGTAGTGCCCATTTTGCGCGGAAGTACGCTCGTGGGTATATGA